From Xiphophorus hellerii strain 12219 chromosome 6, Xiphophorus_hellerii-4.1, whole genome shotgun sequence, the proteins below share one genomic window:
- the LOC116722346 gene encoding cyclic AMP-responsive element-binding protein 3-like protein 3-B isoform X1, whose translation MTLTTDMEHGGMDIFNLLGSTEESDGDHRWTPNDTPSPQSSGADDFLDTLLHDSSSVPGSPLWSPCTTHNGVNEDILARLTDCPHPISCTGFPAFDIRVFSQAPDMENSPAAKEKLPDVSIDLGWESEGCHEEFGITCYLSNSQTPLLPSSHAVTVKDLLLSSLGQNAQRISQQSLQELVLNEDEKKLLAKEGISLPCKLPLSKFEERILKKIRRKIRNKRSAQESRKKKREYVDRLEGRMTACSAQNLQLQRKIQKLEETNNALLEQLSRLQALLPNSSCKTTNRGTCILVLLLCFSMLISSNIQPVPYSQRSHAEYTRTAESSRSLLSTGEEGEVRPQTFSPSSVSWGFEDLRSLKEKLWAWTVVTMVHLQEHNNGDDYGSWQSRNM comes from the exons ATGACGCTGACAACAGACATG GAGCACGGAGGAATGGACATCTTTAACCTTCTCGGGAGCACAGAGGAGTCAGATGGTGACCACCGGTGGACACCTAATGAT ACTCCAAGCCCTCAAAGCAGTGGTGCTGATGACTTCCTAGATACTCTGCTGCATGATTCCTCCTCTGTGCCAGGGTCCCCCCTCTGGTCACCCTGTACCACCCACAATGGTGTTAACGAGGACATCCTGGCTAGGCTGACAGACTGTCCCCATCCAATCTCCTGCACAGGGTTCCCTGCCTTCGACATTCGGGTTTTTTCCCAGGCTCCAGATATGGAGAACTCGCCTGCGGCAAAAGAAAAGCTGCCTGACGTGTCCATTGATTTAG GCTGGGAGTCTGAGGGCTGCCATGAGGAGTTTGGCATTACATGCTACCTTTCCAACAGCCAAACCCCACTGCTGCCATCAAGCCACGCGGTCACAGTAAAGGACCTGCTTTTATCCAGTCTGGGACAGAAC GCACAGCGAATCTCTCAGCAGTCCTTGCAGGAGCTTGTGCTTAATGAGGATGAGAAGAAGCTTCTAGCTAAAGAGGGCATAAGTTTACCCTGCAAACTGCCCCTGTCCAAG TTTGAGGAGAGGATTTTGAAGAAGATCCGGCGGAAAATCCGTAACAAACGCTCGGCTCAAGAAAGTCGGAAGAAGAAAAGGGAATATGTTGACAGGCTGGAAGGGAG GATGACTGCGTGCAGCGCCCAAAACCTCCAGCTTCAGAGGAAAATCCAGAAGCTGGAAGAGACTAACAA TGCTCTGCTGGAGCAGCTAAGCCGGCTACAGGCTCTCTTGCCTAATAGCTcctgcaaaacaacaaacagaggAACCTGCATCCTG GTTTTGCTCCTCTGCTTCTCTATGCTCATTTCCTCAAATATTCAGCCGGTCCCTTACAGTCAACGCAGCCACGCAGAATATACAAGGACGGCAG AGTCGTCGCGCTCCCTACTGTCGACGGGCGAAGAGGGAGAAGTCCGTCCTCAAACTTTTTCGCCTTCCTCGGTCTCCTGGGGCTTTGAGGACCTGCGAAGCCTGAAGGAGAAGCTTTGGGCCTGGACGGTCGTCACCATGGTACACCTACAGGAACACAACAACGGAGATGATTACGGATCTTGGCAGAGCAGAAACATGTAG
- the LOC116722346 gene encoding cyclic AMP-responsive element-binding protein 3-like protein 3-B isoform X2 yields MDIFNLLGSTEESDGDHRWTPNDTPSPQSSGADDFLDTLLHDSSSVPGSPLWSPCTTHNGVNEDILARLTDCPHPISCTGFPAFDIRVFSQAPDMENSPAAKEKLPDVSIDLGWESEGCHEEFGITCYLSNSQTPLLPSSHAVTVKDLLLSSLGQNAQRISQQSLQELVLNEDEKKLLAKEGISLPCKLPLSKFEERILKKIRRKIRNKRSAQESRKKKREYVDRLEGRMTACSAQNLQLQRKIQKLEETNNALLEQLSRLQALLPNSSCKTTNRGTCILVLLLCFSMLISSNIQPVPYSQRSHAEYTRTAESSRSLLSTGEEGEVRPQTFSPSSVSWGFEDLRSLKEKLWAWTVVTMVHLQEHNNGDDYGSWQSRNM; encoded by the exons ATGGACATCTTTAACCTTCTCGGGAGCACAGAGGAGTCAGATGGTGACCACCGGTGGACACCTAATGAT ACTCCAAGCCCTCAAAGCAGTGGTGCTGATGACTTCCTAGATACTCTGCTGCATGATTCCTCCTCTGTGCCAGGGTCCCCCCTCTGGTCACCCTGTACCACCCACAATGGTGTTAACGAGGACATCCTGGCTAGGCTGACAGACTGTCCCCATCCAATCTCCTGCACAGGGTTCCCTGCCTTCGACATTCGGGTTTTTTCCCAGGCTCCAGATATGGAGAACTCGCCTGCGGCAAAAGAAAAGCTGCCTGACGTGTCCATTGATTTAG GCTGGGAGTCTGAGGGCTGCCATGAGGAGTTTGGCATTACATGCTACCTTTCCAACAGCCAAACCCCACTGCTGCCATCAAGCCACGCGGTCACAGTAAAGGACCTGCTTTTATCCAGTCTGGGACAGAAC GCACAGCGAATCTCTCAGCAGTCCTTGCAGGAGCTTGTGCTTAATGAGGATGAGAAGAAGCTTCTAGCTAAAGAGGGCATAAGTTTACCCTGCAAACTGCCCCTGTCCAAG TTTGAGGAGAGGATTTTGAAGAAGATCCGGCGGAAAATCCGTAACAAACGCTCGGCTCAAGAAAGTCGGAAGAAGAAAAGGGAATATGTTGACAGGCTGGAAGGGAG GATGACTGCGTGCAGCGCCCAAAACCTCCAGCTTCAGAGGAAAATCCAGAAGCTGGAAGAGACTAACAA TGCTCTGCTGGAGCAGCTAAGCCGGCTACAGGCTCTCTTGCCTAATAGCTcctgcaaaacaacaaacagaggAACCTGCATCCTG GTTTTGCTCCTCTGCTTCTCTATGCTCATTTCCTCAAATATTCAGCCGGTCCCTTACAGTCAACGCAGCCACGCAGAATATACAAGGACGGCAG AGTCGTCGCGCTCCCTACTGTCGACGGGCGAAGAGGGAGAAGTCCGTCCTCAAACTTTTTCGCCTTCCTCGGTCTCCTGGGGCTTTGAGGACCTGCGAAGCCTGAAGGAGAAGCTTTGGGCCTGGACGGTCGTCACCATGGTACACCTACAGGAACACAACAACGGAGATGATTACGGATCTTGGCAGAGCAGAAACATGTAG